In the Methanothermobacter marburgensis str. Marburg genome, CTTCTGGGTCCCGTTGATTAGGCAGAAGTCGAACTTCAGCTGACCCCAGAGCGGTGCATGGACAGGCAGGAGTGTCTTTCTGCTTAACCTTGATCCCAGCACATCGAATATTCCATCCCATACAGCGCCTGTGTCCTGGCCGTTGATCCTCACATAACCTGCGGATGTCAGCACGAAAAGGTGGTAGTCATCCTTCTCAAGGTTTATACCCATTGCCCTGAAGAGCTCCACGGCCTTCTCGGCTGCAAGGCGCCCGATGTTTTTGAGGTCACCGTAGGTGAGGTTTCCTGTAATGTATGTCCTGTTTGCCGGTGTTGCATTCACAAGGTTTGTCTGGTTCAGTATGTAGTTGAGGTCGAGTCCGGCTGCACTGATGGTTGTGTTACCCTTGGTGGGTTCATATCCCATGATATAGTTGACCTGGTCCTGTGTGAGGTTGTCGAATGCGTAGAGGATCTTCACAAGTGATTCGGGACTTGTTGTGAGTTTTTTAACTGCCCATGCATTGAACTTGAGTTCAGAGACCGCCGTGGCTTTTGTTTCCTGTTTGTATTTGTTTATCAGTTCCTGCTGACTGTAGGCCATTATTATGAGGGTTCCTGTCTTTGTCTTTGAGTTCCACCTGATGAATCCAACAATATTGGTGTCCGCCGTTGTGTTGAAACCAACGTAGGCCCTCTTACCTGGTGTTGCGTCCATGGCGTATATGAATACGTCATCGTCTGATCCACCGGGCACACCAACAACCTGGTAACTGACACCCTCCAGTGGAAGTCCGAATTCATTGGTTGCAGGGTAGTATTTTAGGAGTGTCTCTATCATTGCGTATCCGCTGATGGTACCGAGGCAGACGTGTCCATGGAATGCCGCCTCCCTGAGTATGTCAGGTGATAGTCCTATTGCCCATGCGTTTGCAAGGCTTGCTATGGGGAATGTGTCGCTTCCGAGTTTTTTCTGGAGTGCCTGGTACTGTGTGAGTGTCATGTTCTGTGACACGGTTCCAACGTAGAGTGGTGTCATGCTGGCGTTTTTGAAGTATGCCACTATGAGGTCGTTTCCCTTCCTTACGATGAATGCGAAGTCCAGGGGGTCGAGGCGTGTTTTTCTGAGCATCAGAAGGTTACCCTTCCCGTAGCTCACTCTACCGCGGGCCTGGTTGAGTATGCCCTCAAGGACATCCTCTGATGTCTGGTTCCTGTAGTATGCTGTTCCGGCTGTTGTTATAACCAGGACATCACCTGTTTTTGTTAAGTTCAGTATCTTGTCAGCCTTCCTGGTGATCTCCCTTCCCAGTCTGTAGGCGTCTGTGGCGTTCATCCTGAGGGAGAGGTAAGCAGCGTATTTTGTCCCGTAGTCTGTGAGCTGGAATGTGTGTGAGAGTTCCCTGTAACCGGGGGCCCTGACCTTTATGGTGAACCGTGTGGTGTTTGTGATGTTCCCGTAGGTGAAGAGGATCTTTGTTATGTTGGCTGCCGGGTCAAAGGTCCTTGTGAAGTTGATCCTTGTTCCGTTTTCGTCTGTGACTTCCTGTATGTCAGGGTTTATCTGGCTGTTGTCGTCGGCATACTCGTATAAATGAATTTGTGATTATTGTCACAAAATCAGGTTGATGTGTAGATGAGGGTTGTTGAGTATGTGCCTGGATCCGTGTATGTAGGCACAGTTATGTAAAGGCTGAGTGGAACACTTGAGGATCCTATAAATCCAGAATATGTCATTATGACCTGGTTGGAGGTTGTAAATGGCCTCTTGCTTAGGCTTGGTGTGCTGAACTTAAAATTGGAGAGGGGTATCGTGAGTGAACTGTTGGCTGTATTTACAAGGTTGCCTGATGCCCTTACAGAGAGGGTATCACCACCGGCGATTATGTAGTTTACAGTTGCTGTTACAGCGTCGGGGTAGCTCCTCTCAATCCCATCAGGGGGTACCGTTCCAAGGCTGATGGTGGATGGCTCAACGGTTACTGATGACCACAGTGAAAGTGGCTGCACCACACCCCCACGGGGAGTTGAAGTGTTATTCACTGATGAATTGTTTCCAGTCTCATTGACCGCAGCTGCAGTGAAGACACCCATAACCAGCAAGAATAATACCATAACCGGAATCAGCGCTTTTCTCATAAGATCCCCAACCTACTGTCAATATAAAAGGCGCAGCATTTATATATTTTTTGATTTTAATCTCAGAGGAGTACATCTGATGGAGCATCGCCTGTTCAGATGTTTTCCAGGATCATCGTTTTCCTTAGATGTGGTCCAGGACCATCCTTCTCCTCTTATGCCTCCGGAAGTCCAGTGATGTTGAGACACTGCTGAGGTACTTCCTGCTTATCTCCGCAGCCCTCACTATTTCATCATCCCTGGGCCGCCGGGCACCCAGGCTGTTGTTGTAGCCAACATAACCGGTTATGCGGTAGGGAACGTCCCACTCTGAGAGGAACTCCGCGATTTTTTCAATCTCATCAACATCCACGATTCCAGGGATGAGGACAGTTGAGACCTCCAGTTTACCTGAACCTGTGAGTTCCTCTATACACTCAAGGACAGACCTGTTTGATCTTCCTGTGAGCTGCAGGTGTTTCTCATCATCGAGTGCCTTGAGGTCAACGTGGACCTCGTGGAATGTACTCTTCCTCAGGATTTCCCACCGTGTGCCGTTGGTTGAGATGGTCACATGGAGGTCCCTGCTGAGGGCCTCTGTGAATTCAGGCAGGTCCCTCTGCAGTGTGGGCTCACCACCGGCTATGAGCACACTGTCTATACCCTCCTCTGAACTGATCCTCAGGACCCGGTCTGCTATCCTCTCCGCATCATACTCCCTGCAGTTTCGTGGGGTGAAGAAGCAGTACCTGCACCTGAGGTTGCAGGTGGGTGTGAGCACGGTTATGATGTCACTTACGGATATGTGTGATAGCTGGATATGTTTCACCTCGGAGGTATACTATGATGTCACTTACAGACATCTCTGATGTACAAATAAATTTCAACTCAAATTCATGGTTTATTGCTGTTGTGGTATATATGTGGCGGTCCAGATCCTGCATTTCTGCTCATCTTTCCACACCAGGGAACCAACTTCATTATACATCTATATTACGAAGTTACCTTTCTCTGACACAGAAGTACTCAGATACCTCATCCTCAGATAACCTGTGCTCACGCCAGACCTCACACCCACTGCAGAGGCATTCCTCATGGGGATCTATATCCCTGCAAATGGCTTTACCTGTGGAACAGTAGACCCCTGGAACCCTGTCGGTGTCCATGCGCATGGCACTGTCAAGGTCCTGCTGGGTTATGAGGAGCATTATCTTCTTCTTATCTGCCACGCACTGACTCCTGCTCTGCACGGGACACTCAAGGCAGAGGCACCTTCTGATGTTTTCCATACTGAAGTCAACCTGCATGCCATCACCGTAACGGTATATGTGTCTGCTACCACTTCATATTTACCCCAACTCCAAAAATTTTAATTAATAATCATTATAAACTGAAATTTTTTCAGAGAACAACATTTATTTAAAACTTTTGTCTTGTAACTTTTAGAAAGTGATATTAATGAAGGTGATCTATTTAATGAATGTGGTCAAACGGGGACTGATCCGGGAGACCTTTCTACCGAAGGTGATCTAATGGCTGAGTTATATGAGAAAATGGTAAAAGAGGCCATGATGGCCCAGAAAGCCGATGTGGAAACCATAAAAAAGAACAGGGGAAAGGAGTTTAAAATAAAGGATACAAAGGCCTACCTGGACGTTGTGCAGGACATGAAGGCTGTCGGAGAACAGAGCGAGGCGGTGATAAACCTGCACAAGGACTCAGTGAAGGCCCACTATGAGATACTTGACAGCCTTACAGACACCATAAGACCAGAGGATGACCCCTTCGTTGAACACTACCAGACACCCGTGGTCCTGGAGATACTGAGGGACGAGGACAGTGAATTTGAGAAGAGCCTTGAGGCATTCATAGATGCAATAGGAAGGGCAGAGGCCCTCATAGGAAGGGAGGCAATAAGAAGGTATGGAGGATTCTATGGACCAACCTGTGTGGTTGACTTCGCCCTCATGCCAGGAAGCACAAGCAACGTGGTGAACAGGATCCTCACTGAAACAGACATACCCGAGATGCACAAACAGGCGATCCTCTCAGCAAAGTCATGGGGTATGAACACCTCCTATGGTATTGGAGAGGTATTCGCAAATGAGATCGAAAACGGGGCAACCGCTGCAGAGGCGGCAGAGAAGGAAATAGAGATGGTGAAATACATCTACCAGGAACCTGTTGAGGCACAGGCAAAACTCATGGACGATCATGGACACGAGTCCTTCGATGTGAGGGAGTACATGTCCCGCTACAGGAAGGAGATGGAGGGGACGGTGAAGGCCGCCATTGATGATGGGGTGCACTACGGCAACATACTCACGGTACCGGCGTACTGCGTCGGTGACATATCACACCACATAGCCCAGTCCACCTACAACATGTGCAAGGATGATGTGGTGATGGCCATAATCGAGGCAACAACAGGGGTTATGGAAAGCACACTTAACAGTGCAGTCAGCTCATTTAAGAGCGAATATGATGTGCTGAGCCTTGCAACAGGTTCATCTGCATGTGCAGTTGAGTACATACTTGAACTCGACGGATTCAATGCAATCGGTGTTGTTGACCTCCTCACCAAGAGGTTCCACAACTATGTCCAGTTATACCCCACAAGGGGGGCTGCAGCAGAGCTCCACAACAGTGACTTCATGGACATGATATACCGTGGATGGACCCACCTGGATGAGGCAAGGAGGATGCTAAACGGAGCAGAGGGCCCACTTGAGCCAATGGTCGCTGGACATAAGGTTGACCTCTCACCGATACATGAAAACGAGGTTATAATGAACCCGCAGCGCTACACATACCCTGCCTGTGCAATAACCGTGAGGTTCTCAGCCCTCATGAGACTTGCCGATTACCCATGCCTCCTTACAAGTGAACCTGTAACAGCAACCCTCATGACCAACATAATCGCACTCCATAAGGAGAGCGCAGCATCACCTGCAAGGACCTGTAAGAACTGTGCAGCGGCAGCACTTGTGGACTTCAGGCACAACCACTGCCAGTGGAGAGAGGCTGTATAGCCTTAAAACACTTCTTTTTTCGGGTGATGGTATGAAATGCTATGTATGTGCAGAGCAGGGAAAGGATACCGATGCTGTGGCCATATGCATTGTCTGCGGTATGGGCCTCTGCACAGAACACGCAATACGTGAGGAAACAGAGGTATGGAGTGGCGGCTACCCCTTCCCGGCAGAGAAGGTTCAGGGCACCCTGCCAAGGATACTCTGCCCCTACTGCTACAACCTCATGAAGGAGGACTAGCATGGTATCCCTTACAAAAAGGTGCATCGCCGAGTTTATAGGGACCTTCATTCTTGTGTTTTTTGGGGCGGGGTCAGCCGCGGTGACACTGATGATAGCATCTGGTGGTACATCCCCCAACCCATTCAATATTGGAATAGGGCTCCTTGGGGGACTCGGGGACTGGGTTGCAATAGGTCTCGCCTTTGGTTTTGCAATAGCTGCCAGCATATATGCCCTGGGAAACATCTCGGGCTGCCACATAAACCCGGCAGTTACCATAGGGTTATGGTCTGTTAAGAAGTTCCCTGGACGTGAAGTCGTACCCTACATCATTGCACAGCTCCTTGGAGCTGCATTCGGGAGCTTCATATTCCTCCAGTGTGCTGGTATAGGAGCGGCCACCGTTGGTGGGCTGGGGGCAACAGCACCATTTCCTGGGATCAGCTACTGGCAGGCAATGCTTGCAGAGGTGGTTGGTACATTCCTCCTCATGATCACAATAATGGGTATTGCAGTTGATGAGAGGGCCCCTAAGGGATTCGCAGGGATCATAATTGGTCTCACGGTTGCCGGTATAATCACAACACTGGGTAACATAAGTGGAAGTTCACTGAACCCGGCACGTACCTTTGGCCCCTACCTCAATGACATGATCTTTGCAGGCACTAACCTCTGGAACTACTACCCCATCTACGTCATAGGGCCCATTGTGGGGGCGGTTCTTGCAGCACTCACCTACCAGTATCTCACATCGGAATAACCCAAACTTTTAATTTTTTTAGTAGCAGTAATCACGCGTATATGGTTTCTAAAAAACTTTTTTGATTAATAGAATTACCTAAAGGTTCCTTTTCATGGTAGCAAGCTGTTCTTCCCTTCTCTTGAGGCGTGTTGATAGGAGGAAGATGGTCATGGCGACAAACACAAGGAGAAGGAATGAATACCTGTAACCACCGGTTCCTCCAATGGATGCCACAACACCCCCGATCATGGCACCACCCACCAGCTGACCAGCACTTGAAAGTATATTCAGGAGGGCCTGGCCGGAGGCCCTGTGTTCAGGGGGAGCCTCAGAAAGCATTATGTACCTCAGGGGGGCCCCTATAACTGTTATGAGGCCAAGGCCCATGAGAACCTCGGCCAGTATGAAGAGTCCCAAGGTGGATGATAGAAGGGCCATCATCAGGCACCCAGTTATAAGTATGAGGCTACCTGAGACCATCACGGTCCTTGACCCCACCCTGTCAAGCAGGAAACCGATAACAGGTGCCCCAAGGGCCATTGTCATCACAAATGGAAGTAAACTGAAACTGGCCATTGATTCTGATAGTGAAAGGGCCAGGAGGGCATAGCTTGGTATGAAGACGATGGCCGACTGTGACAGGCCATTGCCTGCAGATATTGCAGTTGCAATTCTGACCTCCCTTTCCCTGAGTAGGTCCACCTGTATTATGGGATCCCGGGCGCTGTTTTCAACACGCCAGAGGATGGGTAGAAGTGCCATGGCGATTAAAAGGGGAAGTGAAACGATTGGTCTTGTGATGCTTCCCGGGATATCTGCTGTATTAAGCTGGTTTATGCCAATGGCCAGTGATGTTACAAGGACGGCGAGTATGATGGTCCCCAGGACATCAAAACCACCCTCATCATCCTTAACCGTGACGGGGAGTATGAAGAATCCTGCTATAACAATGATGGCTGCCACCGGGATATTGATGAGGAACAGCCACTCCCACCCGTAGGGGAGTATGAAACCTGCAAGCACGGGACCTGCTATTGATGAGAAACCGAATACCGATCCGATGATACCGAGCGCCCTGCCGCGGCTCTCAGGGGGGAACGTGTCCCCTATGAATGCACTTGCAACAGGGAAGATACCCCCGGCACCGAATCCCTGAAGTTATCTTCCGAGGATGAGAAGGGGATATGATGGTGATAACGCTGTTATGGCGGATCCCGTTGTAAAGAGGGTTATGTCAAGGATGTAAATGTTTCTCCGACCGTACCTGTCTGAGAGCTTTGCCATGACAGGTGTTCCCACCATGAAGAAAAGTATGTATGATGCAAACATCCAGGATGCAAGGCGGGGGTCCACATGGAATGATTTTTCAATTGCAGGAAGCGCCGGGCCGATTATTCCTATATCGAGCGCCCCCATGAAGACCCCTGCAAAGAGCAGCACCAGATTATGTTCCTGCTTTTTGTGTCCATGTGAACTATTCAGTGTTCAACCGATAAATCCTTTATCAATTTCAGCGGGAAAAGAAAGTTTCTTGGAATTTTGTGGTTTAGGGTTTGTGAAAAAGAACTTTGGGGATTTTTGAAAAGGAAAAGGTTTCAGCGAATCTCACTGGTTTATGAGTTTAAGTCCAGTGATCTCCGCTGTGTTGGTGTCCAGTGCACGCAGGTCATCAGGGCTGAATTTCCTTATGTCGTCGTGGCCTGCAAGCTGTGCCAGCATCTTGGCCTCCTCGGTCATGGACTTTATGTAGTTGGCAACCCTTCTGGCAGCAAGGTCCACGTCCATCCTTTTCCTGAGGACAGGGTCCTGTGTTGCCACACCAACAGGGCACTTACCTGTGTAGCACATGCGGCAGGCACGGCATCCCATGGCGATCATTGCACCTGTACCGATGTAGACCGCATCTGCACCCATTGCCATGGCCTTGGCAACGTCGGCACCGCTCCTGATACCGCCGGTTATGATGAGGTCAACCTCATCCTTGAGTCCGATGTCATTGAGACCGTTAACTGCCTGCACAAGGGCTGCGAGGGTTGGAACACCTGTATGCTCTATAACAACCTCAGGTGCAGCACCTGTTCCACCCTCCATTCCATCAACTGAGATCACATCTGCCCCGGCCTCGGCTGCGATCTGGACGTCCTCGTAGACCCTTCCAGGTCCAAGTTTGACAACAATTGGAACCCTCCAGTCGGTGACCTCCCTGAGGAGTTCTATGTGCTTTGCAAGGTCGCCCTCCCTTGTGGCGTCAAGGAAACGGGCAGGGCTGAGGGCGTCTGTTCCTTCGGGTATTCCACGGATCTTTGCAACCTCAGGGCTTACCTTCTCTGCCAGGAGGTGCCCACCCATCCCTGGCTTTGCGCCCTGCCCTATCTTGACCTCTATTGCATCTGCCACGTTGAGGTAGTCTGAGGATACACCGAAGCGGCCGCTGGAGTACTGTACCATGAGGTTATCTGCAAGTTCCCTTTCCTCGGGTAGCATTCCGCCCTCACCTGTGTTGGCGCAGGATCCCACGAGGGATGTGCCCTTGGCCATGGCCAGTTTGCTCTCCTTGCTGAGGGCACCGAAGGACATACCCGCAATGAGTACAGGGGTCTGGAGGACCAGTGGTTCCTCTGCAAATCTGTCACCAAGCACCACGCTGGTGTTGCAGGGCTCCCTGTACTTGTCAACAGGGGGAATTGATGCCTGGGCAGGGAGTATTATTATATCGTCAAAGTTTGGCAGCCTCCTCTCTGTACCGAATCCCCTGAGGACATATTTACCTGCCTTGGATGTGTACCTGATATCTGCAATTGTCCTTGGGTCCCATATGCTTCCTGCGCCTGTTGGCAGGAGAACAGGGCATGCTGCAAGACATGATCCGCACATTATACACTTGGTCTTATCTATCTCGGCATGGTCCTCAACAATCTCTATTGCGTCTGTGGGACAGACGATTTCGCAGGTACCACAGAATACACACAGTCCCTGTGTTGCTGCTGCAAGGTCTGATGATGGTGATGAGGGCGTTATGGATGATGTGGTGGGTTTTTTGATTTCAAAGCCCCTCTGGATGTCGTTGACGTACTCCATAACGTCAAGGGCCTCCAGGCAGCCCTGTTCACAGGCAGCCACACATGCAGGTGTATCACCGGGGCTTTCCATGCACTGCTGGTCACACTTAACCATCCCATCATCTGTGTATGTTATTGCACCTATTGGGCACATGAGCATGCAGAGTTTGCAGCCCACACATGACTCCTGGTCGATCTTCACTGCACCGTTTTCCCTCTGGATGGCATCCCTGAAGCATCCCCGTGCACATGACGGGTCAACACACTGCTGGCATACGATTGCATGGTATCCCGTGTCCATCTTGTTGAGGAATATGGCACTTCTTCCAAGGACCTCCTCACAGGCCTCCACGCACTTGTTACACCCATCACATTTTTCAGGTTCTGTTAAGAGTATCTGCACCATTTAAACCACCTAACCGTAGAATGGACGTATCTCCTTGCGCTGTATTTTTTTGAATTCCTCTGGAGAGGCGTCTATTGAGTATCTGCTGAAGAGTGATGATAGTTTGTTCAGATCATCCCTTTCAGGTTCCAGGACCTTTGCATTGGTTCCGGTTTCGAAGTCTCCAGCAACGTATATGTTG is a window encoding:
- a CDS encoding FmdE family protein, which translates into the protein MNATDAYRLGREITRKADKILNLTKTGDVLVITTAGTAYYRNQTSEDVLEGILNQARGRVSYGKGNLLMLRKTRLDPLDFAFIVRKGNDLIVAYFKNASMTPLYVGTVSQNMTLTQYQALQKKLGSDTFPIASLANAWAIGLSPDILREAAFHGHVCLGTISGYAMIETLLKYYPATNEFGLPLEGVSYQVVGVPGGSDDDVFIYAMDATPGKRAYVGFNTTADTNIVGFIRWNSKTKTGTLIIMAYSQQELINKYKQETKATAVSELKFNAWAVKKLTTSPESLVKILYAFDNLTQDQVNYIMGYEPTKGNTTISAAGLDLNYILNQTNLVNATPANRTYITGNLTYGDLKNIGRLAAEKAVELFRAMGINLEKDDYHLFVLTSAGYVRINGQDTGAVWDGIFDVLGSRLSRKTLLPVHAPLWGQLKFDFCLINGTQKIIRSMYYNLTTGTFTVQSSANYIIQEVLPYDPPFDVLMGWLFHNHVCGGSSPGYLIADYIFQNYPRGENEKYIYVTTLDNCKDDILFMLLGVSAGQGTYSNQRLTTEETRLETEGGMNGMVGYIVVWDEKTNTGRVAIITWQGPRFAAGSNMYEEYIRLYKHDYSSPNLIALPTVSKAAERFINREELNILLSGGTGSMNALQYIFSIPANRTREDLIPVNNGGSQNGNQGGVPGIPGGSTGGSTGGLPSGSHGTAGHADYTPGAEHTASPADVNAASEVSEDSPMEAKRAYEVTNATSTSGGADSSWYVYGIVGVLVAAGLVAFGFVRGGAGK
- a CDS encoding radical SAM protein; amino-acid sequence: MKHIQLSHISVSDIITVLTPTCNLRCRYCFFTPRNCREYDAERIADRVLRISSEEGIDSVLIAGGEPTLQRDLPEFTEALSRDLHVTISTNGTRWEILRKSTFHEVHVDLKALDDEKHLQLTGRSNRSVLECIEELTGSGKLEVSTVLIPGIVDVDEIEKIAEFLSEWDVPYRITGYVGYNNSLGARRPRDDEIVRAAEISRKYLSSVSTSLDFRRHKRRRMVLDHI
- a CDS encoding DUF2769 domain-containing protein — translated: MQVDFSMENIRRCLCLECPVQSRSQCVADKKKIMLLITQQDLDSAMRMDTDRVPGVYCSTGKAICRDIDPHEECLCSGCEVWREHRLSEDEVSEYFCVRER
- a CDS encoding DUF2193 domain-containing protein, whose translation is MAELYEKMVKEAMMAQKADVETIKKNRGKEFKIKDTKAYLDVVQDMKAVGEQSEAVINLHKDSVKAHYEILDSLTDTIRPEDDPFVEHYQTPVVLEILRDEDSEFEKSLEAFIDAIGRAEALIGREAIRRYGGFYGPTCVVDFALMPGSTSNVVNRILTETDIPEMHKQAILSAKSWGMNTSYGIGEVFANEIENGATAAEAAEKEIEMVKYIYQEPVEAQAKLMDDHGHESFDVREYMSRYRKEMEGTVKAAIDDGVHYGNILTVPAYCVGDISHHIAQSTYNMCKDDVVMAIIEATTGVMESTLNSAVSSFKSEYDVLSLATGSSACAVEYILELDGFNAIGVVDLLTKRFHNYVQLYPTRGAAAELHNSDFMDMIYRGWTHLDEARRMLNGAEGPLEPMVAGHKVDLSPIHENEVIMNPQRYTYPACAITVRFSALMRLADYPCLLTSEPVTATLMTNIIALHKESAASPARTCKNCAAAALVDFRHNHCQWREAV
- a CDS encoding DUF2180 family protein; this translates as MKCYVCAEQGKDTDAVAICIVCGMGLCTEHAIREETEVWSGGYPFPAEKVQGTLPRILCPYCYNLMKED
- the aqpM gene encoding aquaporin AqpM produces the protein MVSLTKRCIAEFIGTFILVFFGAGSAAVTLMIASGGTSPNPFNIGIGLLGGLGDWVAIGLAFGFAIAASIYALGNISGCHINPAVTIGLWSVKKFPGREVVPYIIAQLLGAAFGSFIFLQCAGIGAATVGGLGATAPFPGISYWQAMLAEVVGTFLLMITIMGIAVDERAPKGFAGIIIGLTVAGIITTLGNISGSSLNPARTFGPYLNDMIFAGTNLWNYYPIYVIGPIVGAVLAALTYQYLTSE
- a CDS encoding MFS transporter, with protein sequence MALLPILWRVENSARDPIIQVDLLREREVRIATAISAGNGLSQSAIVFIPSYALLALSLSESMASFSLLPFVMTMALGAPVIGFLLDRVGSRTVMVSGSLILITGCLMMALLSSTLGLFILAEVLMGLGLITVIGAPLRYIMLSEAPPEHRASGQALLNILSSAGQLVGGAMIGGVVASIGGTGGYRYSFLLLVFVAMTIFLLSTRLKRREEQLATMKRNL
- a CDS encoding glutamate synthase-related protein, which produces MVQILLTEPEKCDGCNKCVEACEEVLGRSAIFLNKMDTGYHAIVCQQCVDPSCARGCFRDAIQRENGAVKIDQESCVGCKLCMLMCPIGAITYTDDGMVKCDQQCMESPGDTPACVAACEQGCLEALDVMEYVNDIQRGFEIKKPTTSSITPSSPSSDLAAATQGLCVFCGTCEIVCPTDAIEIVEDHAEIDKTKCIMCGSCLAACPVLLPTGAGSIWDPRTIADIRYTSKAGKYVLRGFGTERRLPNFDDIIILPAQASIPPVDKYREPCNTSVVLGDRFAEEPLVLQTPVLIAGMSFGALSKESKLAMAKGTSLVGSCANTGEGGMLPEERELADNLMVQYSSGRFGVSSDYLNVADAIEVKIGQGAKPGMGGHLLAEKVSPEVAKIRGIPEGTDALSPARFLDATREGDLAKHIELLREVTDWRVPIVVKLGPGRVYEDVQIAAEAGADVISVDGMEGGTGAAPEVVIEHTGVPTLAALVQAVNGLNDIGLKDEVDLIITGGIRSGADVAKAMAMGADAVYIGTGAMIAMGCRACRMCYTGKCPVGVATQDPVLRKRMDVDLAARRVANYIKSMTEEAKMLAQLAGHDDIRKFSPDDLRALDTNTAEITGLKLINQ